The following are encoded in a window of Longimicrobiaceae bacterium genomic DNA:
- a CDS encoding lantibiotic dehydratase C-terminal domain-containing protein, translating into MKHLALNVYLRGRAAQDRLLAECVGPAVEEMRGSGLVRRFWFQPFDARGPHVGVVLGVADDAADEVRAEFSARLEAFLATHPSTEPLSDEEVARRHAECRGKRLCSIDAEPGIAAPGTFAFAEEAAPRYPFGPMPQPGADDRAGEMMCGLALWSIGHLRAGTGSRAAVRWAASVDLALRESGEAADDYWRRHASTLLVGLDERYDADPEAIVSRLRELVGDRNRDAFARAWAEVEADGPPWSSATELVEHALREGAQSPHGRWGVLREVNHCVLLQLGQMVRLHVPLVLYAWLRGSPVAAVAS; encoded by the coding sequence ATGAAGCATCTCGCTCTCAACGTCTACCTTCGCGGTCGCGCGGCGCAGGATCGGCTGCTGGCCGAGTGCGTCGGCCCGGCGGTGGAGGAGATGCGGGGCAGCGGCCTCGTCCGCCGCTTCTGGTTCCAGCCGTTCGACGCGCGCGGCCCGCACGTCGGCGTCGTCCTCGGCGTCGCGGACGACGCGGCGGATGAGGTACGGGCGGAGTTTTCGGCGCGCCTGGAAGCCTTCCTCGCCACGCATCCCTCCACCGAGCCGCTGAGCGACGAGGAGGTGGCGCGGCGTCACGCCGAGTGCCGCGGCAAGCGGCTCTGCTCGATCGACGCGGAACCGGGCATCGCCGCGCCCGGCACCTTCGCGTTCGCGGAAGAGGCCGCCCCGCGCTACCCCTTCGGCCCGATGCCGCAGCCCGGGGCGGACGACCGGGCGGGGGAGATGATGTGCGGCCTGGCGCTGTGGAGCATCGGCCATCTGCGCGCCGGCACGGGCTCGCGCGCGGCCGTGCGATGGGCGGCATCCGTGGACCTGGCTCTTCGCGAGAGCGGCGAGGCGGCGGACGACTACTGGCGCCGCCACGCGTCCACTCTGCTCGTGGGGCTGGACGAACGGTACGATGCCGACCCGGAGGCGATCGTCTCGCGCTTGCGCGAGCTGGTCGGCGACCGCAACCGCGACGCGTTTGCGCGGGCGTGGGCGGAGGTCGAAGCCGACGGGCCGCCGTGGTCTTCCGCGACCGAGCTCGTGGAGCACGCGCTCCGCGAGGGCGCCCAGTCGCCGCACGGACGATGGGGAGTGCTGCGGGAGGTGAACCACTGCGTGCTGCTCCAGCTCGGGCAGATGGTGCGGCTGCACGTGCCGCTGGTGCTGTACGCGTGGCTGCGCGGCTCGCCCGTCGCCGCGGTGGCTTCGTGA
- a CDS encoding lantibiotic dehydratase C-terminal domain-containing protein — translation MSVAAPPDAGLGWRAYHLVCHGDRDRLLAEMVRPLAASLLRDGAISRFFFIRYAVGGPHVRFRVLPCPGREREANERIHAAASEFFARHPSPAPLAPETIRERNRGVAASDPGEAEMADLVLPGDSVVESPVKLETERYGGPERLADSVALFTLSSIDALAWLNEGEPTAARRLTEASRSLLRHAWSFAADPAEMVRLIGWAAGGAAGPLERFVSEGDAAFDRRPEPLIARVRGEMEALSGIAASTEIPMRWAEGPRVLGATLRDAPADVRLRIASSHAHMSANRLGITVAEEVYVSRMLWRAARALADAEPAFWRDAAERLASPEPPDASLDDLVRISLQRFTGDVIASTR, via the coding sequence GTGAGCGTAGCGGCGCCGCCGGACGCGGGCCTCGGCTGGCGAGCGTATCACCTCGTCTGCCACGGCGACCGCGACCGGCTCCTCGCGGAGATGGTGCGCCCGCTCGCCGCGTCGCTGCTGCGCGATGGGGCGATCTCGCGCTTCTTCTTCATCCGCTACGCCGTGGGCGGGCCGCACGTCCGCTTCCGCGTGCTGCCCTGCCCCGGCCGCGAGCGGGAGGCGAACGAGCGCATCCACGCGGCGGCGTCGGAGTTCTTCGCGCGCCACCCATCCCCCGCCCCGCTGGCGCCGGAGACGATCCGCGAGCGCAACCGCGGCGTCGCCGCCTCCGATCCCGGCGAGGCGGAGATGGCGGACCTCGTGCTGCCCGGCGACAGCGTCGTCGAGAGCCCGGTGAAGCTCGAGACGGAGCGGTACGGCGGCCCGGAGCGCCTGGCGGATTCCGTCGCGCTCTTCACCCTCTCCAGCATCGACGCGCTGGCGTGGCTAAACGAAGGCGAGCCCACCGCCGCGCGCCGTCTGACGGAAGCTTCGCGTTCCCTCCTCCGCCACGCGTGGAGCTTCGCGGCGGACCCGGCCGAGATGGTGCGGCTGATCGGCTGGGCGGCGGGTGGCGCGGCGGGCCCGCTGGAGCGCTTCGTGAGCGAGGGCGACGCGGCGTTCGACCGGCGTCCGGAGCCACTCATCGCCCGTGTGCGTGGTGAGATGGAGGCGCTCTCCGGCATCGCCGCATCGACGGAGATCCCGATGCGCTGGGCGGAGGGGCCGCGGGTTCTCGGCGCCACGCTTCGCGACGCGCCGGCAGACGTGCGGCTGCGCATCGCGTCCAGCCACGCGCACATGAGCGCGAACCGCCTGGGCATCACCGTCGCGGAGGAGGTCTACGTCTCCCGCATGCTCTGGCGCGCCGCCCGTGCCCTGGCTGACGCGGAGCCGGCGTTCTGGCGCGACGCTGCGGAACGCCTCGCATCTCCCGAACCGCCGGACGCGTCGCTGGACGACCTCGTCCGCATCTCCCTGCAACGGTTCACGGGGGATGTGATCGCATCCACCCGTTAA